A window of Acidimicrobiales bacterium genomic DNA:
TGCTCCGCCGTGCGCGAGGTGATCGTGGTCGACGACGGCTCGGTCGACGACACCGCCGAGCGGGCGGCTGCCGCCGGGGCCAAGGTCATCCATCGTGGCGACGCGGGCCAGGCGGCAGGCGGCTCGAAGGCGCACGCAATGGAGGCGGGGGTTGCCGCCTCGGACGCGCCCGCCCTGCTTTTCGTCGACGGCGACCTGCTGGGCCTGACCGGCGATCACCTCGAGCAGATCTGTCGCCCCTTCCTCGACGGCACGGCGACGATGTCGGTGGGCTGGTTCGACTACGGAGCGTGGAACCCGCTGGTGCTCCGGCTACCCCCGACGACAGGAGAGCGGGTCGTGCCGCGCTGGGTCTTCGAGGCCATCCCACCGGAGAAGCGGGACGGCTACACGATCGAGATCATGATC
This region includes:
- a CDS encoding glycosyltransferase, translating into MPDDPLDRPGIDAVVPARNEAATVATVVEACRRCSAVREVIVVDDGSVDDTAERAAAAGAKVIHRGDAGQAAGGSKAHAMEAGVAASDAPALLFVDGDLLGLTGDHLEQICRPFLDGTATMSVGWFDYGAWNPLVLRLPPTTGERVVPRWVFEAIPPEKRDGYTIEIMINEVIAERRLPTTARIMRGVTHRTKRQKLGRLEGYRRTWEMFWTLLSVPITGVVRWRTYWFYLRGLTVES